A window of Punica granatum isolate Tunisia-2019 chromosome 8, ASM765513v2, whole genome shotgun sequence genomic DNA:
TCTAATAAGATCAATAttgtaaataagaaaattacgGCACTTCTAAATCTCACACACTAATTAAGTTTTTCTAAGCTATGCCCTAATTAGGGCATAAGATAAGAACTAAcaagtaaaagaaaatattattcagccaaaaaaaagtaaaagaaaatatttaaaatcgcagcttttttctttttttggatggGACTTTCTAAAATTGCTTCTTTTTCGGATATATCTAAAATTATGGAGTGAACCATTCTGGATTTTGGTTGGGGGGGAGGGATGGGGGGTGTATATTCTCATTGGTTACTCGAAATTGCTTCTTTTTTCGgatatatcaaatttttacCATTTAAATAGAAGCAGTAAGTTTATCCTCAAATTAAGTTTATTTCCATAAACTCTATTGGAAATACAGCTGTAAAAAGAGATATACGTAGTATTGTGATTCTAACTATATTGATGATCTTTCCCTATTTTTAACGAAAATCATTTTGAATTCTTGTTCGAGTTTATCCTTACGTTAGTTACCTTCAATCATATAGAatctatcaaaataaaattaccaCTCGCCCAAAAAGTAAGACCAATAcgcttttattattatagattttacatataaattcgcattttgaaaaatttacgcaagatatttcttttcattaGGAGCTTTTGCTCTGAGTTGTACAccggaaaaaataaagatatagAGAGATAATGAACATTATTGAGCAACccgcaaaaggaaaaaaaagaaaaaaaagaacaacatGATTGATCAATGATCTAATACAATGTGACTTAATCGAATGGCTggaatcaatttttttctttttttcccaatcAACCTGGCCCGGCACCATTTTAGAGGAAGAGAAATTAAGCTAGAAATCCTCACTCGAATATGTACATGACTAATAGAGATACGTAATACAAGGTAGGAAATCATCGAATCCGCTATTTTAGGAATTAAGATCACATATCAATTAATGaaatacctttttttttatatggatTAATGAAATACATTTATGTTAACCTCACAGCCTCACCATACTTATCAACAAACGTCCACTTCATCGATCGATTAGGTTGATCTTTCTCCCAGCCACTCCTATAAAAAGCCCATAAAATGCATACGTACTGAAACCCTAAGACATTTTCAAGACTCAACGATAACACGGATACCTTCGTGTCCAAAAACAATGGCGAGAAAACTATATCGCTCGACTTATTTCCCTTTAATTCTTCTAAGCTTCGCATGGGCATTCAGCGGAGCCTTAAGTAGCAAAGATGATAAGTGTGGACGACCCATCAAAGCTAGTGATACGGATCGGGTTCAGTTTGCAATGAACCTCGAGTTCTTGGAGGCTGAGTTCTTCCTGAACGGGGCATTGGGGCACGGACTCGACTCTATCACCCCTTACCTTGCCAAGGGTGGGCCGCCGCCTGTAGGGGCAGAAAAGGCCAATCTTGACCCGGTCACTCAACGGATAATCGAGGAATTCGCATACCAAGAAGTTGGTCACCTTAGGTAATATACGGAAATACTTCTTATTTACTTTCTAGCAAGCAAAAATTTTATGTCTTTGAGAAGTTTCCGCAATTCAGAGCTGTGTactaatgaaaataattagttaGACGACCTTCTAAATTCCTATTTGGTAtgttaaaatgaaatatatgagaATTTGTGTGGTGATATGATACCACTCCATTCCTATTGTATTCGATCATACCACACATGATAATTACCGATTTCATTAGAAAAGATTGACAGGTATCTCTTTAAAAGTTCGAATGTTTAGACAATCATGCGAGATTACTctctattattattagtaatatttatttatttcatcagTTGAAAAGGAAGGCAAATTGATTACTCTCTATTATACCTCCTGCACAACAAGAATAAGGTTTCTAAagaattttctctctctcgattGAAACATTTCAGGGCAATCTACACAGAGGTTGGTGGAATCAAACGACCTCTGTTGAATCTCAGCGCCCAGAACTTCGCACATATAATGGACGAAGCAGTTGGCAAGAAATTGCAACCACCATTCAACCCTTACCGCAATTCGATCAACTATGTCTTGGCTTCATACGCGGTCCCATACGTTGGATTAGTCGGTTATGTGGGCACTATTCCGTACCTCTCCAACTTCACTGCCAAAGGCGTAAGCTCCATCCTATATTAATCTTAACCAATCTTTCCTAGCTAATTAATATGAGTGTACATGTTGAATGGTCTTATTGCATATAAAACATATACCAGTACATAGGCTCTAATATGTGTGCCTCCCGACATGCATGCTCAGTTGATCGCGTCTCTCTTGGGTGTGGAGTCGGGTCAGGATGCGGTGCTGAGGGCATTGCTCTACGAGAAGGCAACCCAAAAGGTGGCTCCATACAACATCACGGTGGCGGAGTTCACAAACAAAATCTCTATGCTCCGAAATAGGCTGGCAAATTGTGGCATCAAGGATGAGGGCGTTATTGTACCTCGCAAGCTTGGAGCCGAGAACCGGACCACAAGTAACATCCTATCTGCAGACTCGTATTCAAGATCGTATTCTCGAACTCCTCAGGAGATCGTCAGAATTGTGTATGGAACAGGGAGCGAGTCCAAGCCTGGAGGGTTTTATCCCCACGGCGCAAACGGCCGTATCGCAAAAAGCTTCCTTTCTTGATCGATAAATGTATAACGTCATAAGGCTGATATGAGTAAAATAATCGCTTCTTCTAAAACCATGCCGACGAACTCTCTTGTACTCATACAGGATCAGCGCTGAGAAATGCATTATGTATATAGATACTCGATGCgtcttaattaaaaaattggcAATTTATTCAGTAGATCATTGAGTCCACGAGATATTCACGGCATATCAGCTAAGCAACATGAGTTAAACTTTCTTCGTCACTGACTTAGGTCTGATCATAAAATGTTTCTACTAGTTTTATAACTCGTCGACATGGACCTCAGATTGCGAACTCCATTACATCTCATTAttagaaattttcaattttgtgcAGTTACGTGCATTACACATAACTATAGTCTAAAGCATCACAAATTCACTATATGGCTAGTTGATACAGCTAAGTGTCCTCCCTATATCGAGACAAACCTTCTTGTTCTTCCAGAAATTCTTGCGAATGCACTCTTTCGTTCAATTGTCGTGTATACGTGAACCATCTAGTATGGTGATTATAACAACTTATTTAGGGACATTCCATTTTCGATCACTCGGGAACAATTTTTCATGCTGATGAACCCCGTATGAAGTTTAATTAGACTCTTAGTGTATCCTTGAAGCTGGGCTTCgtgtaaaaagaaaaggcccaAACCCACATAGAGCCCATAAAGACCAAGTCCACGATTTGCGTAAGCTCAAATTAGGCACACTGGGGCTCATTGACATACATACAATGGCATTAAGCAATAAAACTCGAGAATTGGGTTCAGTGCAATGACATTTTACTTCAATTTAGACTAAAAGATCTTGTGATGTTTGATTCTCACCTCAGGACTTCACACGCAGATATATACTAGTGAATTTACACGTGCGTTACACGTGAAACCTTCTTTGATAaagttaaaatacataatactcGAATGATAAAATATACAAGAAAACTGTTTtacaaaagaaatatataaactataagTTCATTAATAGTATATCATTTTGAATGGATTTATGAGTATTTCTAGTTAGAAATCTATtcttactttaatttataaataaataaataaaataattaataatatctataAATGTTGACAACTTGGCCTTTTTGTTATATCTAgcattttctttaattgaaaaaattatgaattatgAGTTTATGATATGTAAATATCTAAATAACTATATACGTAGTATTGTGATTCTAACTATATTGATGATCTTTCCCTATTTTTAACGAAAATCATTTTGAATTCTTGTTCGAGTTTATCCTTACGTTAGTTACCTTCAATCATATAGAatctatcaaaataaaattaccaCTCGCCCAAAAATTAAGACCAATAcgcttttattattatagattttacatataaattcgcattttgaaaaatttacgCAAGATATTTCTTTTCGTTAGGAGCTTTTGCTCTGAGTTGTACaccagaaaaaataaagatatagAGAGATAATGAACATTATTGAGCAACccacaaaaggaaaaaaaagaaaaaaaagaacaacatGATTGATCAATGATCTAATACAATGTGACTTAATCGAATGGCTggaatcaatttttttctttttttcccaatcAACCTGGCCCGGCACCATATTAGAGGAAGAGAAACTAAGCTAGAAATCCTCACTCGAATATGTACATGACTAATAGAGATACGTAATACAAGGTAGGAAATCATCGAATCCGCTATTAGAGGAATTAAGATCACATATCAATTAATGaaataccttttttttttggataaggaTTAATGAAATACATTTATGTTAACCTCACAGCCTCACCATACTTATCAACAAACGTCCACTTCATCGATCGATTAGGTTGATCTTTCTCCCAGCCACTCCTATAAAAAGCCCATAAAATGCATACGTACTGAAACCCTAAGACATTTTCAAGACTCAACGGTAACACGGATACCTTCGTGTCCAAAAACAATGGCGAGAAAACTATATCGCTCGACTTATTTCCCTTTAATTCTTCTAAGCTTCGCATGGGCATTCAGCGGAGCCTTAAGTAGCAAAGATGCTAAGTGTGGACGACCCATCAAAGCTAGTGATACGGATCGGGTTCAGTTTGCAATGAACCTCGAGTTCTTGGAGGCTGAGTTCTTCCTGAACGGGGCACTGGGGCACGGACTCGACTCTATCACCCCTTACCTTGCCAAGGGTGGGCCGCCGCCTGTAGGGGCAGAAAAGGCCAATCTTGACCCGGTCACTCAACGGATAATCGAGGAATTCGCATACCAAGAAGTTGGTCACCTTAGGTAATATACGGAAATACTTCTTATTTACTTTCTAGCAAGCAAAAATTTTATGTCTTTTGAGAATTTTCCGCAACCCAGAGCTGTGTACTAACGAAAATAATTAGTTAGACGACCTTCTAAATTCTTGTTTGGTATGgtgaaatgaaatatatgagaATTTGTGTGGTGATATGATATCACTCCATTCCTATTGTATTCGATCATACCACACATGATAATTACCGGTTTCATTTGAAAAGATTGACAGGTATCTCTTTAAGAGTTCGAATGTTTAGACAATCATGCGAGATTACTctctattattattagtaatatttatttatttcatcagTAGAAAAGGAATGCAAATTGATTACTCTCTATTATACCTCCTGCACAACAAGAAGAAGGTTTCTAAagaattttctctctctcgattGAAACATTTCAGGGCAATCTACACAGAGGTTGGTGGAATCAAACGACCTCTGTTGAATCTCAGCGCCCAGAACTTCGCACATATAATGGACGAAGCAGTTGGCAAGAAATTGCAACCACCATTCAACCCTTACCGCAATTCGATCAACTATGTCTTGGCTTCATACGCGGTCCCATACGTTGGATTAGTCGGTTATGTGGGCACTATTCCGTACCTCTCCAACTTCACTGCCAAAGGCGTAAGCTCCATCCTCTATTAATCTTAACCAATCTTTCCTAGCTAATTAATATGAGTGTACATGTTGAATGGTCTTATTGCATATAAAACATATACCAGTACATAGGCTCTAATATGTGTGCCTCCCGACATGCATGCTCAGTTGATCGCGTCTCTCTTGGGTGTGGAGTCGGGTCAGGATGCGGTGCTGAGGGCATTGCTCTACGAGAAGGCAACCCAAAAGGTGGCTCCATACAACATCACGGTGGCGGAGTTCACAAACAAAATCTCTATGCTCCGAAATAGGCTGGCAAATTGTGGCATCAAGGATGAGGGCGTTATTGTACCTCGCAAGCTTGGAGCCGAGAACCGGACCACAAGCAACATCCTATCTGCAGACTCGTATTCAAGATCGTATTCTCGAACTCCTCAGGAGATCGTCAGAATTGTGTATGGAACAGGGAGCGAGTCCAAGCCTGGAGGGTTTTATCCCCACGGCGCAAACGGCCGTATCGCAAAAAGCTTCCTTTCTTGATCGATAAATGTATAACGTCATAAGGCTGATATGAGTAAAATAATCGCTTCTTCTAAAACCAGGCCGACGAACTCTCTTGTACTCATACAGGATCAGCGCTGAGaaatgcattatatatatatagatactcGATGCgtcttaattaaaaaaatggcaATTTATTCAGTAGATCATTGAGTCCACGAGATATTCACGGCTTATCAGCTAAGTAACATGAGTTAAAACTTTCTTCGTCACATAAGATGTTTCTACTAGTTTTATAACTCGTCGACATGGACCTCAGATTGCGAACTCCATTACATCTCATGAttagaaattttcaattttgtgcAGTTACGTGCATTACACATAACTATAGTCTATAGCATCACAAATTCACTATATGGCTAGTTGATACAGCTAAGTGTCCTCCCCATATCGAGACAAACCTTCTTGTTCTTCCAGAAATTCTTGCGAATGCACTCTTTCGTCCAATTGTCATGTATACGTGAACCATCTAGTATGGTGATTATAACAACTTATTTAGGGACATTCCATTTTCGATCACTCGGGAACAATTTTTCATGCTGATGAACCCCGTATGAAGTTTAATTAGACTCTTAGTGTATCCTTGAAGCTGGGCTTcatgtaaaaagaaaaggcccaAACCCACTTAGAGCCCATAAAGACCAAGTCCATGATTTGCGTAAGCTCAAAGTAGACACACTGGGGCTTAAATATCTCAGGGAATACGTGACAAACATACAATGGCATTAAGCTATAAAACTGCGAGAATTGGGCTCAGTGCATTGGCATTTGACTTCGATTTAGACTAAAAGATCTTGTGATGTTTGATTCTCACCTCAGGACTCCACACACAGATATATACTAGTAAATTTACACGTGTGTTGCACGTGAAACCTTCTTTGATAAggttaaaatacataatactcGAATGATAAAATATACAAGAAAACTCTTTtacaaaagaaatatataaactataagTTCATTAATAGTATATCCTTTTAAATGGATTTATGAGTATTTTTAGTTAGAAATCTATtcttactttaatttataaataaataaaacaaaaaataattaataatatctataAAGGTTGACAACTTGGcctttttgttatttctagcacgaatttttttaattgaaaaattatgaattatgAGTTTATTATAACATCTAGTGCGCCATCACTTTCTTGTCAATTTTAGCGGATTTTTCTAGCATGGCACTAATATTGTAGACATGGCACATGGAAATCTACCAAGTGGAATCCATGGATATTTA
This region includes:
- the LOC116215969 gene encoding desiccation-related protein PCC13-62-like, giving the protein MARKLYRSTYFPLILLSFAWAFSGALSSKDDKCGRPIKASDTDRVQFAMNLEFLEAEFFLNGALGHGLDSITPYLAKGGPPPVGAEKANLDPVTQRIIEEFAYQEVGHLRAIYTEVGGIKRPLLNLSAQNFAHIMDEAVGKKLQPPFNPYRNSINYVLASYAVPYVGLVGYVGTIPYLSNFTAKGLIASLLGVESGQDAVLRALLYEKATQKVAPYNITVAEFTNKISMLRNRLANCGIKDEGVIVPRKLGAENRTTSNILSADSYSRSYSRTPQEIVRIVYGTGSESKPGGFYPHGANGRIAKSFLS
- the LOC116215970 gene encoding desiccation-related protein PCC13-62-like; translated protein: MARKLYRSTYFPLILLSFAWAFSGALSSKDAKCGRPIKASDTDRVQFAMNLEFLEAEFFLNGALGHGLDSITPYLAKGGPPPVGAEKANLDPVTQRIIEEFAYQEVGHLRAIYTEVGGIKRPLLNLSAQNFAHIMDEAVGKKLQPPFNPYRNSINYVLASYAVPYVGLVGYVGTIPYLSNFTAKGLIASLLGVESGQDAVLRALLYEKATQKVAPYNITVAEFTNKISMLRNRLANCGIKDEGVIVPRKLGAENRTTSNILSADSYSRSYSRTPQEIVRIVYGTGSESKPGGFYPHGANGRIAKSFLS